In a genomic window of Pokkaliibacter sp. MBI-7:
- a CDS encoding SDR family oxidoreductase — MDLGIKGRSAFICGSSQGLGLACARSLLGEGVNVTLNGRDADKLARVTAQLQQEFPAAHIHFVAADLTTASGRAAILEAVPTVDILVTNNGGPPPGELQDWDEAALLGAMQANFLPAVQLIRAYIPAMRSQRFGRIINITSAMVKSPHYMMGLSTSARTALTAICKAISRDVVADNVTINNLLPERIDTPRQEFMLQRLMSREGIDREEARRRNTSSIAARRYGRPEEFGDACAYLCSAQASFISGQNLQLDGGSYDGLI; from the coding sequence ATGGATCTTGGAATCAAAGGCCGCAGCGCATTTATCTGCGGTTCGTCACAGGGCCTGGGTCTGGCCTGTGCCCGCTCACTGTTGGGCGAAGGTGTGAACGTCACCCTCAACGGCCGTGACGCCGACAAACTGGCGCGGGTGACCGCGCAGTTACAGCAGGAGTTTCCGGCAGCGCATATCCACTTCGTTGCCGCTGATCTGACAACCGCCAGCGGTCGTGCCGCCATTCTGGAAGCGGTACCTACTGTCGACATTCTCGTCACCAACAATGGCGGCCCTCCCCCCGGTGAGCTGCAGGACTGGGATGAAGCAGCGTTGCTGGGTGCCATGCAGGCCAACTTTCTGCCTGCCGTACAGCTTATCCGTGCCTATATACCGGCGATGCGCAGCCAGCGCTTTGGCCGCATCATCAACATCACCTCAGCCATGGTGAAGTCACCCCACTACATGATGGGCCTGTCGACCTCGGCACGTACTGCACTGACGGCCATCTGCAAAGCCATCAGCCGTGATGTGGTGGCGGATAACGTCACCATCAATAACCTGCTGCCAGAGCGCATCGATACCCCGCGCCAGGAGTTCATGCTGCAACGCCTGATGAGCCGTGAAGGCATTGACCGGGAAGAAGCACGTCGCCGCAATACCAGCAGCATCGCGGCCAGGCGTTATGGTCGCCCGGAAGAGTTCGGTGACGCCTGCGCCTATCTGTGCAGTGCTCAGGCCAGTTTTATCTCCGGGCAGAATCTGCAGCTGGATGGCGGATCGTACGACGGTCTGATCTGA
- a CDS encoding dienelactone hydrolase family protein produces the protein MTQLVIRDVEYFHEQERLLGYFCAPGMNQGQTLPGILLVHGAAGINQQMMDCSQRLAALGYAVLALDLWGERRQLRGPEQIGAMLGRFASDRTLWMQRFSAGRQALLAQAGVDSARLGAIGYCFGGTTVLEAIRYGIPLQGVVSLHGGLDLVGDDWSAASRTAQVLICTGADDVMAKVDDLQRVQQALSAADIRWQTELFSHTRHAFTEPDHPHTPPFAAYDARADRRSWHTLQAFFTELFL, from the coding sequence ATGACGCAACTCGTCATTCGCGATGTGGAATATTTCCACGAGCAGGAACGCCTGCTGGGTTACTTCTGTGCCCCCGGGATGAATCAGGGCCAGACCTTGCCCGGCATCCTGCTGGTGCATGGTGCAGCAGGGATCAACCAGCAGATGATGGACTGCAGTCAGCGTCTTGCCGCGCTTGGTTACGCAGTACTGGCGCTGGATCTGTGGGGCGAACGCCGACAGCTGCGTGGGCCGGAGCAGATCGGTGCCATGCTGGGTCGCTTCGCCAGCGACCGTACCTTGTGGATGCAGCGCTTTAGCGCCGGACGTCAGGCACTGCTGGCACAGGCCGGCGTCGACAGTGCACGTCTGGGCGCTATCGGCTACTGCTTTGGCGGCACCACGGTGCTCGAAGCTATTCGTTACGGGATACCGCTGCAGGGCGTGGTCAGCCTGCATGGAGGTCTGGATCTGGTCGGTGATGACTGGTCGGCAGCCAGCCGCACGGCACAGGTGCTGATCTGTACCGGTGCAGACGATGTGATGGCCAAAGTCGATGACCTGCAACGTGTGCAACAGGCACTTTCAGCCGCTGACATCCGCTGGCAGACCGAGCTGTTCAGCCATACCAGACACGCCTTTACCGAGCCGGATCATCCGCACACTCCACCTTTTGCGGCCTATGACGCCCGTGCGGACCGCCGCTCATGGCATACCCTGCAGGCATTTTTCACTGAGCTTTTCCTTTAA
- a CDS encoding DUF3500 domain-containing protein encodes MTTADFRQYLMPADSPRIGMARNVDPQTYAARMLATPGATALRAEWQQRLDEPLRGITADGVVQEGLFPLLDEGFEVEVAMDAAFALLETLTEAQRSHVHYPIDAKQWRAWYNPEIPFNDFGVRLEDTSDASKDAFRQMLRACTSDKGFSKVQQLMIANLFLGELYDVTNIMNEWSFHLLMFGTPSATEPWGWSIYGHHVGFCCFILGRQMVISPTFMGVEPNIIDRGDGHPFSLFTEEERLGLELMQSLSADMQERATIYKLMEDPAMPPERFNFADQRHLGGAFQDNRIIPLEGVCVSEFDEAQRQKLLQTIETFIEHLPDGPRAARMKLIEQHLDETWWNWIGGCGDDDPFYYRIQSPVVMIEFDHHSGMWLTNEQPAKFHIHTITRIPNGNDYGNALLRQYQSRHSRQ; translated from the coding sequence ATGACGACTGCAGATTTTCGTCAGTATCTGATGCCAGCTGACTCACCCCGTATCGGTATGGCACGCAATGTGGACCCACAAACCTATGCTGCACGTATGCTGGCCACTCCCGGCGCGACAGCACTGCGGGCAGAGTGGCAACAGCGACTGGATGAGCCGCTGCGCGGCATTACTGCCGATGGCGTGGTACAGGAGGGCCTGTTCCCGTTACTGGATGAAGGCTTTGAGGTCGAAGTGGCCATGGATGCGGCTTTCGCTCTGCTGGAAACCCTGACGGAAGCCCAACGCAGCCATGTGCATTACCCCATTGATGCCAAACAGTGGCGCGCCTGGTACAACCCGGAAATTCCGTTCAACGATTTCGGCGTGCGGCTGGAAGACACCAGCGATGCCAGCAAGGACGCGTTCAGGCAGATGCTGCGGGCCTGCACCAGTGATAAAGGCTTCAGCAAGGTGCAGCAGCTGATGATCGCCAATCTGTTCCTCGGCGAGCTGTACGATGTCACCAACATCATGAATGAATGGAGCTTTCATCTGCTGATGTTTGGCACACCGTCGGCTACGGAACCCTGGGGCTGGAGTATTTACGGCCATCACGTGGGGTTCTGCTGCTTTATTCTTGGCCGCCAGATGGTGATCTCACCCACGTTCATGGGTGTCGAACCCAACATCATTGATCGCGGAGACGGTCATCCCTTCAGCCTGTTTACCGAGGAGGAACGTCTGGGGCTGGAGCTGATGCAGTCACTGTCGGCCGACATGCAGGAACGGGCCACCATCTACAAACTGATGGAAGATCCGGCCATGCCGCCGGAACGCTTCAATTTCGCGGATCAGCGCCATCTGGGCGGCGCCTTTCAGGACAATCGCATCATCCCGCTGGAAGGTGTGTGCGTCAGCGAATTTGATGAAGCACAGCGGCAAAAGCTGCTGCAAACCATCGAGACCTTTATCGAGCATCTGCCGGATGGTCCGCGCGCCGCACGCATGAAGCTGATCGAACAACATCTGGATGAGACCTGGTGGAACTGGATTGGCGGCTGTGGTGATGATGACCCCTTCTATTACCGCATTCAGAGCCCGGTGGTGATGATCGAGTTTGACCATCACAGCGGCATGTGGCTGACCAACGAGCAACCGGCCAAGTTCCATATTCATACCATTACCCGCATTCCGAATGGCAATGACTATGGCAATGCGCTGTTGCGTCAGTATCAGTCACGCCATAGCAGGCAATAG
- a CDS encoding DUF2218 domain-containing protein — protein MDSDQDNAPVTPDMDDSVQAGASKKGSRGGRRGSRLFDYGELRLLLLAMLAEQPSHGYELIKAIKERFGGYYSPSPGVIYPTLTWLYDRGYAVIDTEDGGRKRYSITSEGQAFLQANKAATDMLMARISRPDAGSPPEQIVRAMDQLKLALSLRMKRAPLEESVLDKIAAVIEEAAAQVEQLMNASPVSNAYAQHVAEVSTAHAERYLRRLCNHFQHRSPVTSDERSGQIRLSIGEIHLLATDNVLKLTLLAASDDQVLKLRDIIESHLRLTASREELQIDWQVCAPAETSESAQI, from the coding sequence ATGGATAGCGATCAAGATAACGCGCCTGTAACGCCTGACATGGACGATTCTGTTCAGGCTGGCGCCAGCAAGAAAGGAAGTCGGGGAGGACGTAGGGGCAGCCGGCTGTTCGATTACGGTGAACTGCGTCTGCTGCTGCTGGCCATGCTCGCGGAACAGCCCAGCCATGGCTATGAGCTGATCAAGGCCATCAAAGAGCGTTTTGGTGGCTATTACTCACCCAGCCCCGGTGTCATCTACCCTACCCTGACCTGGCTGTATGACCGGGGTTATGCGGTTATCGATACCGAAGACGGCGGCCGCAAGCGCTACAGCATCACCAGCGAAGGCCAAGCGTTCCTGCAGGCCAACAAAGCCGCTACTGACATGCTGATGGCGCGCATAAGCCGCCCCGATGCTGGCAGCCCGCCGGAGCAAATCGTCCGTGCCATGGACCAGCTCAAGCTGGCACTGAGCCTGCGTATGAAGCGGGCGCCGCTGGAAGAAAGCGTGCTGGATAAAATCGCCGCGGTCATTGAAGAGGCCGCAGCTCAGGTTGAGCAGCTGATGAATGCCAGCCCGGTGAGCAACGCCTACGCCCAGCATGTCGCCGAGGTCAGCACAGCTCATGCCGAGCGTTATCTGCGCCGCCTGTGCAATCACTTCCAGCACCGCAGCCCCGTGACCAGTGATGAGCGCTCCGGGCAAATCCGTCTGTCCATCGGTGAGATCCACCTGCTGGCGACAGACAATGTACTGAAGCTCACGTTGCTGGCAGCCAGCGACGATCAGGTGCTCAAGCTACGTGACATTATCGAGAGCCACCTGCGCCTGACCGCCAGCCGCGAAGAGTTGCAGATTGACTGGCAGGTCTGTGCCCCTGCGGAAACTTCCGAATCAGCCCAGATCTGA
- a CDS encoding fumarylacetoacetate hydrolase family protein, with amino-acid sequence MKLARFTENGTTRIGKVVGDEIVDWSAVPGVGTSMRALLEALPQLQSTLEQADGRRFALGQVRLEAPVNDPQKFLGIGMNYRKHADEARAAGLTIPSTQLWFNKQVSCINAPFDPVVKPAVSEQLDYEIEMGVVIGRRCRHVKASDARSVIAGYLIVNDVSCRDWLRRSPTFTLGKSFDTHGPVGPWLTTDDDIDDPLNLAMTLSVNGEVRQHSVTGDMIYNLYEQIEYLSTVMTLEPGDILATGTPSGVGAASNNFLQVGDVMCLEIQHLGRIEHKVIADTFDA; translated from the coding sequence ATGAAACTCGCACGCTTTACCGAAAATGGCACGACTCGCATTGGCAAGGTGGTCGGTGATGAGATCGTCGACTGGTCCGCCGTACCGGGTGTCGGTACCTCGATGCGGGCGCTGCTGGAAGCGCTGCCACAGCTGCAGAGCACACTGGAACAAGCCGATGGCAGGCGCTTTGCGCTCGGGCAGGTGCGGCTGGAGGCACCGGTCAACGATCCGCAAAAATTCCTTGGTATTGGTATGAACTACCGCAAGCACGCCGACGAAGCCCGCGCTGCCGGTCTCACCATTCCCTCCACTCAGCTGTGGTTCAACAAACAGGTCTCCTGCATCAACGCGCCTTTCGATCCGGTGGTAAAGCCCGCCGTCAGCGAGCAGCTGGACTATGAGATAGAAATGGGTGTGGTGATTGGTCGTCGTTGCCGTCACGTCAAAGCGTCGGATGCCCGCTCCGTGATTGCCGGGTACCTGATCGTCAACGATGTTTCCTGCCGTGACTGGCTGCGCCGCTCACCGACCTTCACTCTGGGCAAATCCTTTGATACGCACGGCCCTGTCGGCCCCTGGCTGACCACCGATGATGACATCGACGATCCCCTCAATCTGGCCATGACCCTGAGCGTCAATGGCGAAGTGCGTCAGCACTCCGTCACCGGCGACATGATCTACAACCTCTACGAGCAGATTGAATACCTCTCGACAGTAATGACGCTGGAGCCCGGTGACATTCTCGCCACCGGCACACCCTCGGGGGTCGGTGCCGCCAGCAACAACTTCCTGCAGGTGGGAGACGTGATGTGTCTGGAGATTCAGCATCTGGGCCGGATCGAACACAAAGTAATCGCCGATACCTTTGATGCCTGA
- a CDS encoding RidA family protein gives MTRRQSIYVDDFPHANPVPAACRIDNMVYSGVIYGRDPATQEVPADMDQQCQLMFAHVRTIIEAAGGSLDDIIKINLSLRDKAHRPRVNPHWEALFPDPATRPARQGYEIAMSGHIQVQCDFIAVLPDQPN, from the coding sequence GTGACCCGACGCCAAAGCATTTACGTGGATGATTTTCCCCATGCCAATCCGGTCCCGGCGGCCTGTCGCATCGACAATATGGTCTATTCCGGGGTGATCTATGGTCGTGATCCCGCCACACAGGAAGTACCTGCCGATATGGACCAGCAGTGCCAGCTGATGTTCGCTCACGTACGGACCATCATCGAAGCCGCTGGCGGCAGTCTGGATGACATCATCAAAATCAATCTGTCACTGCGTGACAAAGCACACCGGCCACGGGTGAACCCTCACTGGGAAGCCCTGTTTCCAGACCCTGCCACCCGCCCGGCCCGTCAGGGATACGAGATCGCCATGAGCGGCCATATTCAGGTGCAGTGCGACTTTATTGCTGTCTTGCCAGACCAACCCAACTGA
- a CDS encoding nuclear transport factor 2 family protein translates to MTASIPHAQEAADAQPDAEQHADIIAFEQARQRALITADRVALQQLLADDLTHIHSTGMVHGKQELLDHVERMGGFIAIERGPLHIRVEGPVAIITGTTLNTVRLRETGEPVTLDGFSTLILRRAGHRWQVVLSQLTPHRPHH, encoded by the coding sequence ATGACGGCTTCCATTCCCCATGCTCAGGAAGCGGCTGACGCTCAGCCTGATGCTGAGCAGCACGCTGACATTATTGCCTTCGAGCAGGCCCGCCAGCGCGCACTGATCACTGCTGATCGCGTCGCGCTGCAACAGCTGCTGGCCGATGACCTGACCCATATTCACAGCACCGGCATGGTACACGGCAAACAGGAATTGCTGGATCACGTTGAGCGCATGGGCGGCTTTATCGCTATAGAGCGCGGCCCCCTGCATATCCGGGTGGAAGGCCCAGTTGCCATCATCACCGGCACCACGCTGAACACCGTACGTTTACGGGAAACCGGCGAACCGGTCACGCTGGACGGCTTCTCCACCCTGATTCTGCGACGGGCCGGCCATCGCTGGCAGGTGGTGCTGTCGCAGCTGACGCCCCATCGCCCCCATCATTGA